Proteins from a genomic interval of Nocardia sp. BMG51109:
- a CDS encoding transferase: protein MTGRSCRSCRGAELTRVLDLGKTPAADHFPSISVPVSADPRHALAMDLCRRCGLAQLAEDDTRVAEPSGIEPQALRDQAAAAVDLVGGAGWLRGRTAREFGSPHGGTWLPLLAARGFTEIHSRPAHVVLDTFGLMHEPDQRAAVADRAAATRRDGVLLLQFHSLATIVAQRQWNALRHGHFAYYSLTALRRLLGGTGLWPATAWEFDLYGGSVMIAAVPRRVEPDASVRRILTIESRLTDPAALGPLQEAADRQAHDLVAWLEQEAAQGNRIYAYGAASRAVALFARAGLTRALLAGVADAAPAKQGRRMPGTDIPIITPDELLAARPDRVLLTVPDLLPEVRRQLPALDDAWIPRIPVTPGSGQVPSRAGKHLRP, encoded by the coding sequence ATGACCGGGCGCAGCTGCCGCTCGTGCCGCGGCGCCGAACTCACCCGGGTGCTGGATCTCGGGAAAACGCCGGCGGCCGACCACTTTCCGTCGATCTCCGTGCCGGTATCGGCCGATCCCCGGCACGCACTGGCGATGGACCTGTGCCGGCGCTGCGGGCTCGCCCAGCTCGCCGAGGACGACACCCGGGTCGCCGAGCCGAGCGGCATCGAGCCGCAGGCGCTGCGCGATCAGGCCGCCGCCGCCGTCGACCTGGTCGGCGGCGCCGGGTGGTTGCGCGGCCGCACGGCCCGCGAATTCGGCAGCCCGCACGGCGGCACCTGGCTGCCGCTGCTCGCGGCGCGCGGTTTCACCGAAATCCATTCCCGGCCCGCTCATGTGGTGCTGGACACCTTCGGCCTGATGCACGAACCCGACCAGCGCGCCGCCGTCGCCGACCGGGCGGCCGCCACCCGCCGCGACGGCGTACTGCTGCTGCAGTTCCATTCGCTGGCCACGATCGTGGCGCAACGCCAGTGGAATGCCCTGCGGCACGGGCATTTCGCCTACTACTCGCTGACCGCGCTGCGGCGGCTGCTCGGCGGCACCGGGCTGTGGCCCGCGACCGCCTGGGAGTTCGATCTCTACGGCGGTTCGGTCATGATCGCGGCCGTGCCCCGCCGGGTCGAACCCGATGCCTCGGTGCGGCGCATCCTCACCATCGAGAGCCGGCTCACCGATCCGGCCGCGCTCGGGCCGCTGCAGGAGGCCGCCGACCGGCAGGCGCACGATCTGGTGGCGTGGCTGGAACAGGAAGCGGCGCAGGGGAACCGGATCTACGCGTACGGTGCCGCGTCGCGCGCCGTCGCGCTGTTCGCGCGCGCCGGGCTCACGCGGGCGCTGCTGGCGGGCGTCGCCGACGCGGCGCCCGCCAAACAGGGCCGCCGCATGCCCGGCACCGACATTCCGATCATCACACCGGACGAACTGCTCGCCGCCCGGCCGGACCGCGTCCTGCTCACCGTCCCGGACCTGCTGCCGGAGGTGCGCCGGCAGCTGCCCGCGCTGGACGACGCGTGGATCCCGCGGATCCCCGTGACGCCGGGCAGCGGCCAGGTGCCGAGCCGAGCGGGAAAACACTTGCGCCCGTAA
- a CDS encoding lipopolysaccharide biosynthesis protein, translating into MKHGPAAVLRDIGLVSFGKYGQYVITVVTLPLISRLLGPHGVGLLAIGMSAYFIGSLAVDLGITSFLAAKVHDIPAEAMYINQLRGAYLAIRTGTLGALGLALLAGLVADVPPQLHMILLGLFTGGLWSISEDWLLIGQGRFGSSTLYQGAGRVAYLVLLIVLLPRLPNASVAMLCLLVSSLLTIALTWGDSLRTFGVPARPRHVRQILRMGAPVLTSRALVTSYGQGSAAVYAAVLDAVSLGLYSAGDRLVRAIQSLLDPIGFALLPRMARRSGEKVFWHNAVRSLVACLTAAVLAVLCVWALAPVLIHVMFGSAFAAAVPLLRIEVLILPATTITSFVTTAVLPVREDTAGVLIGAVAGTCIAAGALAIAVHTRSVWTLVYGTVLAEVTVALWYVIRMRWLVLRERAAARLAPPAAEQSAGERL; encoded by the coding sequence GTGAAACACGGTCCGGCCGCCGTCCTGCGCGATATCGGCCTGGTCAGTTTCGGCAAATACGGGCAATACGTCATCACGGTGGTCACGCTGCCGCTCATCTCGCGGCTGCTCGGCCCGCACGGCGTCGGCCTGCTCGCCATCGGCATGTCGGCGTACTTCATCGGCTCGCTCGCCGTCGACCTCGGCATCACCTCGTTCCTGGCCGCCAAGGTGCACGACATACCCGCCGAGGCGATGTACATCAACCAGCTGCGGGGCGCCTACCTCGCCATCCGCACCGGCACGCTCGGCGCGCTGGGGCTGGCCTTGCTGGCCGGTCTGGTCGCGGATGTGCCGCCGCAGCTGCACATGATCCTGCTCGGACTGTTCACGGGCGGTCTCTGGTCGATCTCCGAGGACTGGCTGCTGATCGGGCAGGGGCGGTTCGGCTCGTCGACGCTGTATCAGGGCGCCGGCCGGGTGGCCTATCTGGTGCTGCTGATCGTGCTGCTCCCCCGCCTGCCCAACGCCTCCGTCGCCATGCTGTGCCTGCTGGTGTCCTCGCTCCTCACGATCGCGCTGACCTGGGGGGATTCGTTGCGCACCTTCGGAGTTCCGGCGCGGCCCCGGCACGTCCGGCAGATCCTGCGGATGGGCGCGCCGGTGCTGACCTCGCGGGCGCTGGTGACGAGCTACGGTCAGGGCTCGGCGGCGGTGTACGCGGCGGTGCTCGATGCGGTCTCGCTCGGCCTGTACTCCGCCGGTGACCGGCTGGTCCGCGCCATCCAGTCGCTGCTGGATCCGATCGGTTTCGCCCTGCTGCCGCGGATGGCACGGCGCAGCGGCGAGAAGGTGTTCTGGCACAACGCGGTCCGATCGCTGGTGGCCTGCCTGACGGCGGCCGTGCTGGCGGTGCTCTGCGTCTGGGCGCTCGCGCCGGTGCTGATCCATGTCATGTTCGGCAGCGCCTTCGCCGCCGCGGTGCCCCTGCTGCGGATCGAGGTGCTGATCCTGCCCGCCACCACGATCACCTCGTTCGTCACCACCGCCGTGCTGCCCGTGCGGGAGGACACCGCCGGGGTGCTGATCGGCGCCGTCGCCGGTACCTGCATCGCCGCCGGTGCGCTGGCGATCGCCGTGCACACCCGGTCGGTGTGGACGCTCGTGTACGGCACCGTGCTCGCCGAGGTCACGGTCGCGCTCTGGTACGTGATCCGGATGCGATGGCTGGTCCTGCGCGAGCGCGCCGCGGCCCGGCTCGCGCCGCCCGCCGCGGAACAGTCGGCGGGAGAACGGCTGTGA
- a CDS encoding PadR family transcriptional regulator produces the protein MNETRLFVLAALARRGPTHGHQLRRDARLDRADLWSRVKPGSLYGALHRMSGEGLIRPLRTEQPGAQPARTVYEITDEGLRELRALRDEALSEVAIRPDPVDLALAVSTDLDPELLRGYLTDRIAALRAHAARIDHQPDRRRPDRRTADDLVVEHARMRIRAEIEWHDKVLADIDTLNADE, from the coding sequence GTGAACGAAACCCGCCTGTTCGTCCTCGCCGCGCTCGCCCGGCGCGGGCCCACGCACGGCCATCAGCTGCGCCGCGATGCCCGCCTGGACCGCGCCGACCTGTGGTCGAGGGTGAAGCCGGGTTCGCTGTACGGCGCGCTGCACCGGATGAGTGGCGAGGGCCTGATCCGGCCGCTGCGCACCGAACAGCCGGGCGCACAGCCGGCCCGGACGGTCTACGAGATCACCGACGAGGGCCTGCGCGAACTGCGGGCGCTGCGTGACGAGGCACTGTCCGAGGTCGCGATCCGCCCGGACCCGGTCGATCTCGCGCTCGCGGTCAGCACCGACCTGGATCCCGAGCTGCTGCGCGGCTATCTCACCGACCGGATCGCCGCGCTGCGGGCGCACGCCGCGCGGATCGACCATCAGCCGGATCGCCGCCGACCGGATCGGCGCACCGCCGACGATCTCGTCGTCGAGCACGCCCGGATGCGCATTCGGGCCGAGATCGAGTGGCACGACAAGGTCCTCGCCGATATCGACACGCTGAACGCCGACGAGTGA
- a CDS encoding dTDP-4-dehydrorhamnose 3,5-epimerase family protein produces the protein MRIEQAELADVLVLVPDPVRDHRGLFTRTFDAGEFDARLGMPGAAAAFVQDSQSRSARGVVRGLHGRSGRGEAKLVRCAHGAVHDVLVDIRPASPTFGRRQEFLLDDADFRHLYVPPGFLHGFQALTGSADVCYRIDRPHDPAEDLAVAYDDPDLAIAWPTTVTAVSARDRGAGSWAALRAALGSAGS, from the coding sequence GTGCGCATCGAGCAGGCCGAGCTGGCCGACGTGCTGGTCCTGGTCCCGGACCCGGTCCGCGACCACCGCGGCCTGTTCACCCGCACCTTCGACGCCGGTGAATTCGACGCCCGGCTCGGGATGCCCGGCGCGGCAGCGGCATTCGTGCAGGACTCGCAGTCCCGCTCGGCCCGCGGCGTCGTCCGGGGACTGCACGGGCGGTCCGGGCGCGGCGAGGCCAAGCTGGTGCGCTGCGCGCACGGTGCGGTGCACGACGTGCTCGTCGATATCCGGCCCGCCTCGCCCACCTTCGGGCGGCGGCAGGAATTCCTGCTCGACGACGCCGATTTCCGTCATCTCTACGTTCCGCCCGGATTCCTGCACGGCTTCCAGGCGCTCACCGGTTCCGCCGATGTCTGCTATCGCATCGACCGCCCGCACGACCCGGCCGAGGACCTCGCCGTCGCCTACGACGATCCCGACCTGGCCATCGCGTGGCCGACGACGGTGACGGCCGTCTCCGCCCGTGACCGCGGCGCGGGCAGCTGGGCGGCCCTGCGGGCCGCCCTCGGGAGCGCCGGATCATGA
- a CDS encoding glycosyltransferase family 4 protein — MRLVSALRDHLGTSVVYTADGPMVERMRDRDIETHVLRTDFDSRAMTIRTATTRRLLTGAAALVRAGWALGGTARRLEASVLVAGSTKALLMGAVAARRARIPLIWQVHDRITPDYFGRRLAPLIRLLGRLVADGYLANSRATLDSLSTGRKPAAVAYPGLESRPPAVREMPRPPTETVIAVVGRLAPWKGQDVFLRAVARTRVRPARILLIGGAFFGEEPYRDDLERLASELALPVTFTGHVDDPESLLAQADILVHCSVLPEPFGQVVVEGMRAGCAVIATRPGGPAEIVQPGRNGLLVTAGDQRELTAALDRLIDDPQLRRALGDAARIRAQQFDITGTARTVAALLESVRRPARRRD; from the coding sequence ATGCGGCTGGTCTCGGCGCTGCGCGACCATCTCGGCACGTCGGTGGTCTACACCGCCGACGGCCCGATGGTCGAGCGGATGCGCGACCGCGATATCGAGACCCACGTGCTGCGCACCGATTTCGACAGCCGCGCCATGACCATCCGCACCGCGACCACGCGCCGCCTGCTCACCGGCGCCGCCGCCCTCGTGCGGGCGGGCTGGGCGCTGGGCGGCACCGCGCGGCGCCTCGAGGCGTCGGTGCTGGTCGCGGGGAGCACGAAGGCACTGCTGATGGGTGCCGTCGCCGCCCGGCGCGCCCGAATCCCGCTGATCTGGCAGGTACACGACCGGATCACACCGGACTACTTCGGCCGCCGCCTGGCCCCGCTCATCCGCCTGCTCGGCCGCCTCGTCGCCGACGGCTACCTCGCCAACAGCCGCGCCACCCTGGATTCCCTGAGCACCGGGCGGAAACCGGCCGCCGTTGCCTATCCGGGGCTCGAATCCCGGCCGCCCGCCGTCCGCGAGATGCCCCGGCCGCCCACGGAGACCGTGATCGCCGTCGTCGGCCGGCTCGCCCCGTGGAAGGGCCAGGACGTATTCCTGCGCGCCGTGGCGCGGACCCGCGTCCGCCCGGCCCGCATCCTGCTGATCGGCGGCGCGTTCTTCGGCGAGGAGCCCTACCGCGACGACCTCGAACGTCTCGCGTCCGAGCTGGCGCTGCCGGTCACCTTCACCGGACACGTCGATGATCCGGAAAGCCTACTGGCACAGGCGGATATCCTCGTACACTGTTCCGTGCTGCCGGAGCCGTTCGGCCAGGTCGTCGTCGAGGGGATGCGGGCCGGCTGCGCCGTGATCGCCACCCGGCCCGGCGGTCCCGCCGAAATCGTCCAGCCCGGGCGGAACGGGCTGCTCGTCACCGCCGGCGACCAGCGCGAACTGACCGCCGCGCTGGACCGGCTCATCGACGACCCGCAACTGCGCCGCGCCCTCGGCGACGCCGCCCGAATCCGCGCGCAGCAGTTCGACATCACCGGCACCGCCCGCACCGTCGCGGCACTGCTGGAATCCGTGCGACGACCAGCGAGGCGACGTGACTGA
- a CDS encoding glycosyltransferase family 4 protein — MTGSEWFSAAPGGLNRYFTDLYSALAGHAETAVTATAFGTPPDGARSWGPAGGGTLRRARRAFLDRPERNPAAVLDRHFCLYGPATAGPLVVHFHGPWARESRAAGENGRAVLAKYLLERVRYARADRFVVLSNHFRDVLVTDYRVPADRIAVIAPGVALDRFAATEPPEGDPMVLCVRRLERRMGIDTLIECWPAVLDRHPAARLLIVGTGTAAADLRSAAAAHPGIEFTGGVTDERLAGLYTRARCTVVPSHALEGFGLIALESLAAGRPPVVSDCGGLPDSVRGLDPSLVVPPGDPEALAHRLATALDGAAPTAKQCRAHAESFSWELAARRHIALYRELAPA, encoded by the coding sequence ATGACCGGTTCCGAGTGGTTTTCGGCGGCACCGGGCGGGTTGAACCGATACTTCACCGATCTGTATTCGGCCCTCGCCGGGCATGCGGAAACAGCGGTCACCGCAACGGCTTTCGGCACTCCGCCCGACGGCGCCCGATCCTGGGGTCCCGCCGGGGGCGGCACCCTTCGCCGCGCCCGCAGGGCATTTCTGGACAGGCCGGAACGGAATCCGGCCGCCGTGCTCGACAGGCATTTCTGCCTCTACGGTCCCGCCACCGCGGGGCCGCTGGTCGTGCATTTCCACGGCCCCTGGGCCCGGGAGAGCCGCGCGGCCGGGGAGAACGGCCGCGCGGTACTCGCCAAATATCTGCTCGAACGCGTGCGTTATGCCCGGGCCGACCGATTCGTCGTGCTGTCGAATCATTTCCGGGACGTCCTGGTGACCGACTACCGGGTGCCGGCCGACCGGATCGCCGTCATTGCGCCCGGCGTGGCTCTCGACCGGTTCGCGGCGACCGAACCGCCCGAGGGCGATCCGATGGTGCTGTGCGTGCGGCGGCTGGAGCGCCGCATGGGCATCGACACGCTCATCGAGTGCTGGCCGGCGGTCCTGGACCGGCATCCGGCCGCCCGGCTGCTGATCGTCGGAACCGGCACGGCCGCGGCCGATCTGCGCTCCGCCGCGGCCGCACACCCCGGCATCGAATTCACCGGCGGCGTCACCGACGAGCGCCTGGCCGGGCTCTACACGCGGGCGCGGTGCACGGTGGTGCCGTCGCACGCGCTGGAGGGCTTCGGGTTGATCGCACTGGAATCCCTGGCGGCGGGCCGGCCCCCGGTCGTCTCCGACTGCGGTGGGCTGCCCGATTCGGTGCGAGGGCTGGATCCCTCGCTGGTCGTGCCGCCCGGCGACCCGGAGGCGCTCGCACACCGCCTCGCGACGGCGCTCGACGGCGCGGCCCCCACCGCGAAACAGTGTCGCGCGCACGCCGAATCGTTCTCCTGGGAGCTGGCCGCCCGCAGGCATATCGCCCTGTACCGCGAGCTGGCGCCCGCGTGA
- a CDS encoding polysaccharide pyruvyl transferase family protein has product MGKFGAGADAGDVRVLIENGEYWLRNRGDIAMMAVTVRRLRAQWPSARIGMLTEQPRVLRALLPDAEPIDVAAGGRWEQDPRGQWEHAPRGRWEHAPRPHRLGDEAALRWRAATDGPKSRVRAFRKALRGNAEPSDPPAPPLPEAVSRADLVLAQGGGYLTDVDRYQAGRALDLLEHAQSLGIPTAMIGQGLGPLDDPRLLERAARVLPGVGLIALREGRCGPKLLADLGVAPERIVVTGDDAVELAYGLRRAEIGGDLGVCLRITYYARVGAAAQDILGEVIRSRAAEFDAALRPLIISEYEAEDRDCTRRLLAGAVRTRRPVGRAGTAEDVARQVSRCRVVVTSAYHLAVFALSQGIPAVGITASRYYDDKFHGLAAMFGNGLRVVDVRDPHLGPTLSTAVRELWESAPELRDPLQHRAVEQIDASRAGMRRAFGLVDGERKPIPAREER; this is encoded by the coding sequence GTGGGGAAGTTCGGCGCGGGGGCGGATGCCGGTGACGTCCGGGTGCTCATCGAGAACGGTGAATACTGGCTGCGTAATCGCGGCGACATCGCCATGATGGCCGTCACCGTGCGGCGGCTGCGGGCGCAGTGGCCGTCCGCGCGGATCGGCATGCTCACCGAGCAGCCCCGGGTCCTGCGCGCACTGCTGCCCGACGCCGAGCCGATCGACGTGGCGGCGGGTGGGCGGTGGGAGCAGGATCCGCGCGGGCAGTGGGAGCACGCGCCGCGCGGGCGGTGGGAGCATGCGCCGCGCCCGCATCGACTGGGCGACGAGGCCGCGCTGCGCTGGCGCGCCGCCACCGACGGGCCGAAGTCCCGGGTGCGCGCATTCCGGAAGGCGTTGCGCGGCAACGCCGAACCGTCCGATCCGCCCGCACCGCCGCTGCCGGAGGCCGTGTCGCGGGCCGACCTGGTGCTGGCCCAGGGCGGCGGCTATCTGACCGACGTCGACCGCTACCAGGCGGGCCGCGCCCTCGATCTGCTGGAACACGCGCAGTCGCTGGGCATTCCGACCGCCATGATCGGTCAGGGCCTCGGCCCCCTCGACGATCCGCGACTGCTGGAACGCGCCGCGCGGGTCCTGCCCGGCGTCGGTCTCATCGCGCTGCGCGAGGGCAGATGCGGGCCGAAGCTGCTGGCCGATCTCGGCGTGGCCCCGGAGCGGATCGTGGTGACCGGCGACGACGCGGTCGAACTGGCCTACGGCCTGCGGCGCGCCGAGATCGGCGGTGACCTGGGGGTGTGCCTGCGCATCACCTACTACGCCCGGGTCGGTGCCGCCGCCCAGGACATCCTCGGTGAGGTGATCCGTTCCCGGGCAGCCGAGTTCGATGCCGCGCTGCGACCGCTGATCATCTCCGAATACGAGGCCGAGGACCGCGACTGCACGCGGCGGTTGCTGGCGGGTGCCGTGCGCACGCGCCGCCCGGTCGGCCGGGCCGGTACGGCGGAGGACGTGGCGCGTCAGGTGTCGCGCTGCCGGGTCGTCGTCACCAGCGCCTACCATCTGGCCGTTTTCGCACTGTCGCAGGGGATTCCGGCCGTCGGCATCACGGCCTCCCGCTACTACGACGACAAGTTCCACGGGCTGGCCGCCATGTTCGGAAACGGGCTGCGGGTGGTCGACGTCCGCGATCCGCACCTCGGGCCGACGCTGAGCACCGCCGTGCGGGAGCTGTGGGAGTCCGCGCCCGAACTGCGTGATCCGTTGCAGCACCGCGCCGTCGAGCAGATCGACGCCTCCCGCGCCGGAATGCGGCGGGCGTTCGGGCTGGTCGATGGTGAGCGCAAGCCGATTCCGGCGCGGGAGGAACGATGA
- a CDS encoding glycosyltransferase — MRILYVGDDWVGSNARSLADGFRAAGHDVLVADTTAITLPRRLSPPWVYAKFAGRRAPRTVAAMHDEIDSLAADFAPDMLFGFKSVHLDQRRLLSVPAALRVHYSPDDVANPENVTADYLAHEAEWDLVVTTKRHNVPELSARGARAVTFVSSAYDPAWHRPCARRGGDRFTAGFIGARRPDRTGLLTALGRDYGAALAVYGPGWWREPALRRTGTAVRGPVYGEDFSVAVAGMLANLVLLNSANRDTHTCRSFEIPAAGGLFVGERTDEHARLLDDEEECFLFSSAEELRAILDRCAHRPDRAAEVAEAGHRRITAGANSYADRAREIIAAIG; from the coding sequence GTGAGGATCCTCTACGTGGGCGACGACTGGGTGGGCAGCAATGCCCGCTCGCTGGCCGACGGTTTCCGCGCGGCCGGACACGACGTGCTGGTGGCCGACACCACCGCGATCACCCTGCCGCGCAGGCTGTCACCGCCGTGGGTCTACGCCAAGTTCGCCGGCCGGCGCGCGCCGCGGACCGTCGCCGCGATGCACGACGAGATCGACTCCCTCGCGGCCGATTTCGCCCCCGACATGCTGTTCGGGTTCAAATCCGTCCATCTGGACCAGCGGCGGCTGCTGTCGGTCCCGGCCGCCCTGCGCGTGCACTACAGCCCCGACGACGTCGCCAATCCGGAGAACGTCACCGCCGATTATCTCGCACACGAGGCGGAGTGGGATCTGGTCGTCACCACCAAGCGGCACAACGTGCCCGAGCTGAGTGCGCGCGGAGCCCGGGCGGTCACCTTCGTGTCCAGCGCCTACGACCCGGCCTGGCATCGGCCGTGCGCGCGGCGCGGCGGCGACCGGTTCACGGCCGGGTTCATCGGCGCCCGCCGGCCCGACCGGACCGGCCTGCTGACCGCGCTGGGCCGCGATTACGGTGCCGCCCTGGCGGTCTACGGGCCCGGGTGGTGGCGCGAGCCCGCGCTGCGGCGCACCGGAACGGCCGTGCGCGGGCCGGTCTACGGCGAGGACTTCTCCGTCGCCGTGGCCGGGATGCTCGCCAACCTGGTTCTGCTCAACTCCGCCAACCGCGACACCCACACCTGCCGCAGTTTCGAAATTCCGGCCGCCGGTGGGCTTTTCGTCGGCGAGCGCACCGACGAGCACGCGCGGCTGCTGGACGACGAGGAGGAATGTTTCCTGTTCTCCTCGGCGGAGGAGTTGCGCGCGATCCTGGATCGCTGTGCCCACCGCCCGGATCGGGCGGCCGAGGTCGCCGAGGCCGGGCATCGCCGAATTACGGCGGGCGCCAACAGTTACGCCGATCGTGCCCGCGAAATCATCGCCGCGATCGGGTAA
- a CDS encoding glycosyltransferase → MSTLSVCVPAYNAARTLATTLRSILDQDADFELSVLDNASTDDTAAIARSVDDPRIRLHRNDTVLPIGDNWNKAVSVSSGDLVKVVCADDILLPGALKSQLELMGAGGIALCSAKFEVIDEAGAVEETDLGLPGLRGRQSMTTLMRTIVRRGPADFGPTAAAMFRRADFERAGGFRGDLVFPMDVDLFARVCEFGAFYGMPEVLAAWRNSSFNLCSRTSTVSKLAELVRFQHRLGREYPDAIHGADVLAGDLRVAGQALERVRVRAVATVRRRPDLLR, encoded by the coding sequence ATGAGCACCCTGTCGGTCTGTGTGCCGGCCTACAACGCCGCGCGCACGCTCGCCACCACCCTGCGCTCGATTCTCGACCAGGACGCCGATTTCGAGCTGTCGGTGCTCGACAACGCCAGCACCGACGACACCGCCGCGATCGCACGCTCCGTCGACGACCCCCGGATCCGGTTGCACCGCAACGACACCGTGCTGCCGATCGGCGACAACTGGAACAAGGCGGTCTCGGTCTCGTCCGGTGACCTGGTGAAGGTGGTGTGCGCCGACGACATCCTGCTGCCGGGCGCGCTGAAGTCGCAGCTGGAGCTGATGGGCGCCGGCGGGATCGCCCTCTGCTCGGCGAAGTTCGAGGTGATCGACGAGGCGGGCGCGGTCGAGGAGACCGATCTGGGCCTGCCCGGCCTGCGCGGCCGGCAGTCGATGACGACGCTGATGCGCACGATCGTGCGCCGCGGCCCGGCCGACTTCGGCCCCACCGCGGCGGCGATGTTCCGGCGCGCCGATTTCGAACGGGCCGGCGGATTCCGCGGCGATCTGGTGTTCCCGATGGATGTCGACCTGTTCGCCCGGGTCTGCGAGTTCGGGGCGTTCTACGGCATGCCGGAAGTCCTTGCGGCCTGGCGCAATTCGTCGTTCAACCTGTGCAGCCGCACGTCCACGGTGTCCAAGCTCGCCGAACTGGTGCGGTTCCAGCATCGGCTCGGCCGGGAGTATCCGGACGCGATCCACGGTGCCGATGTGCTGGCCGGTGATCTGCGGGTGGCCGGGCAGGCGCTGGAGCGGGTGCGGGTCCGGGCGGTGGCGACCGTGCGCCGCCGCCCCGACCTGCTGCGCTGA
- a CDS encoding MspA family porin, with product MNTNAIRRAAGRGSVVAAALAVGVAVALGPATAGVDSASSIVDRGNRTVEAVQSDTRIDFVPPLDGNPLTREWFHQGRAGFRISGPGAEDWRGHVTIGYMVGYPATLNGKITFRYQTPGLGAELGTEPKLQVFDLIPQIGVEIEAGFGPGIESIDCAGGDVSGSDGYLRMSGFHGTVTGVLGQTTIRPFVRLVGADGDTVVTYGPLWTI from the coding sequence ATGAATACGAACGCCATCCGCCGCGCCGCCGGTCGCGGTAGCGTCGTCGCCGCCGCGCTCGCCGTCGGCGTGGCCGTCGCGCTCGGTCCCGCGACCGCCGGTGTCGACAGCGCGAGCAGCATCGTCGACCGCGGCAACCGCACCGTGGAGGCCGTGCAGTCCGATACCCGGATCGACTTCGTCCCGCCGCTGGACGGCAATCCGCTCACCCGGGAATGGTTCCACCAGGGGCGGGCCGGCTTCCGGATCTCCGGGCCCGGCGCCGAGGACTGGCGCGGGCACGTCACGATCGGCTACATGGTCGGCTATCCCGCCACGCTCAACGGCAAGATCACGTTCCGATACCAGACCCCGGGGCTCGGCGCGGAACTCGGCACGGAGCCGAAACTGCAAGTGTTCGACCTCATTCCGCAGATCGGAGTGGAGATCGAGGCGGGATTCGGGCCGGGCATCGAGAGCATCGACTGTGCCGGCGGGGACGTCTCCGGCAGCGACGGCTACCTGCGGATGTCGGGGTTCCACGGCACCGTGACCGGGGTCCTCGGGCAGACCACGATCCGCCCGTTCGTGCGGCTGGTCGGCGCCGACGGCGATACGGTGGTCACCTACGGCCCGCTCTGGACGATCTGA
- a CDS encoding peptide deformylase, which yields MAVRPILIAGDPLLTTPAVPVTEFGAELAALVETLFETNTAANGAGLAANQIGDPRAVFVYDLIDAGVRHRGYVVNPVLVTSELPETMPDPDLDGEGCLSVPGEWFPTGRADRAEVTGVDAEGRPVAVAGNGYLARCLQHETDHLAGRLYLSRLIGRNSRAARKMIKQRDWTRPGRSWCPGTGTDPFHG from the coding sequence ATGGCTGTGCGACCGATCCTCATCGCCGGAGACCCCCTGCTGACCACCCCGGCCGTTCCCGTCACGGAGTTCGGCGCCGAGCTGGCGGCCCTGGTGGAGACGCTGTTCGAGACCAACACCGCGGCCAATGGTGCGGGCCTGGCGGCCAACCAGATCGGCGATCCCCGTGCCGTTTTCGTCTACGACCTGATCGACGCGGGCGTCCGGCACCGGGGCTACGTCGTGAATCCCGTCCTGGTGACGTCGGAACTGCCGGAGACGATGCCGGATCCCGACCTGGACGGTGAGGGCTGCCTGTCGGTGCCGGGCGAATGGTTCCCGACCGGCCGCGCGGACCGGGCCGAGGTGACCGGAGTCGACGCCGAGGGCCGGCCGGTTGCGGTGGCGGGCAACGGCTATCTCGCGCGCTGCCTGCAGCACGAGACCGACCACCTGGCCGGGAGGTTGTACCTGTCCCGTCTGATCGGCCGAAACTCCCGCGCGGCGCGCAAGATGATCAAGCAGCGGGACTGGACGCGGCCCGGCAGGTCGTGGTGCCCGGGCACCGGCACCGATCCGTTTCACGGCTGA